TCGGTCATCGGCACCGAGCGATTATGCGCCTGAAGGTAGGGGATTAGTTGACTGGCATCAAACTTCATGTTTGGTACCCAGATACGAGCCCTCGGCCTTCGTGGAATCTCGCTAGCCGGAATTAGCTTGAGTTTCAAGCCTTCCCAGCTGTTCTGGATTTTACCAATCACGTTTGTCAGGAAATGCAGTGAGAATTGGTCATCGCATTTAATGACACGGTAACCGCGGACTACCTCCACCGAATCGAAACCTGGTGTTTGGGCCTCCGGATTCGCCATGACATGGTCAATGACTATGCGAGACAACCGTGCCTCAATCTCTGACCATTTGTCAAGCACTGGTTTTCCGCGGTTAGAGGTTTCGTCTACCAATGCCATTTGGAGAtggtcccgtgccacctcactAAATCGCTTGATAGGTTTGGAGGCAACTGCACCCTGATCCGATatcttgtgcttctttgttACCTTCCCAGTTTCGTCGTGCTAGCGGTTTCGTTTTTTGGCATGTGTCCTGTTGGCGGCTTGGAATGCCAAGTATTCATCAACCACCTTTTGACATCTTGCCTTGTCGGTCTCATCTTTGGGATGAACTTTACCTTCGGTCTCGAATCCTGCCAAGGATagcgagagacctctggtaaagTTTATACCTCGAGGGACCTTTATTACCACGCTTTTGCCCCATGGCTTTAGCGGATGTTGTTGGTTGAtttatagttgttggcgtactgtggcccacagctttgcccTCAACTGTTTCTAGGCTGGAGGCCAAGAGCTCATCCTCTGAGGGTGACCCcgccatggcagcgccccataccatggcaaggccaccgttacaacctgaggcggcctgatatcaggagggctccgtaCGAAGACAGCCTTATTTAGTACCCcgctgccaaaccca
The Anastrepha ludens isolate Willacy chromosome X, idAnaLude1.1, whole genome shotgun sequence DNA segment above includes these coding regions:
- the LOC128870311 gene encoding uncharacterized protein LOC128870311 — encoded protein: MALVDETSNRGKPVLDKWSEIEARLSRIVIDHVMANPEAQTPGFDSVEVVRGYRVIKCDDQFSLHFLTNVIGKIQNSWEGLKLKLIPASEIPRRPRARIWVPNMKFDASQLIPYLQAHNRSVPMTDWSIIKAEAPQRHSRSFLLLITEESLEPLEKVGNKLQFGIRKTQLKIFRSANPEQDEVDGANELLTGMQLDDTESEKGNQ